DNA from Aphelocoma coerulescens isolate FSJ_1873_10779 chromosome 4A, UR_Acoe_1.0, whole genome shotgun sequence:
ATTTCTTCCTCCCAGCACTAAGATTTGTCTCTTTGCAAAAGCAGCAAACCTTGCTGTGGCACACATGCCTTGCTCCACAATTTAAAGACTGGGAATGCTACAGAAAAACAACCTGGGTTGTGAAGGAGGATACAGAGTCAGAACTACAATGAGGAAacaggtttgggggtttgtttgtttgttaatcAAAAAACTAATGCAGGTATTTGGGTCTTCTGGAAAGGACAGAAGGGGCCACTTCAGTGAGCAGAACAAGTGCCTGGCAAAAGCAGcttgggagaaagaaaaaaaccacattatCAGTAGCCAAGATTAACTCTAGCAAAGAATTCAGGTGCAATACAAACTGTGCAGCCTCTTACTTTGGGTGGAACATAATCAAAAGAAGAGTCTGGAGACTCAGGTGGCCTCTGCTGGATGTGCCGGAGCTTCTGGCCACTGGCAACTTGGAGGAGCAGCAGTTTCTGTCAGAAGAGACAAGAATCAGCTCTGCAAAATCCACAAACCCAACTGCCACAGGGCTCTGGTGTCTGTACAAGGCTCTACCTGTTTCAGAGTGTCATTTTCCCGGAGCAGTTCCTGGTTCTTCTCACACATCTCCCTCATTTTCTCCAGCTCTTCCTCCTGTTTGTAGGTCAAGAGGAAATTTATTTCATTGGAGAGAAATATGAGAAAATCCCCCAGGGCTATTCCAGCCTGCACAGCAACCACCCCATGCAGGCTTCTGCAAAGGGAATACACAGTCCTGCTCCTATTCCAGGTATCCCAAAGGATCCCAGCCACACCCAGCCACGGCACCTGGAACCGGAGTCGCTCCTGCAGTTGTTTCTCCTGCTCGTTCAGGGAATCTTCCAATCTcttctctgctgcttctttctgctggaattgGCTGAGCAGGTACAGAACCTACAAGCAAGTTGGAATAAACAGGagtgaattcctgaaagaaacacTTGGCATCGAAGTCCAGGCTCAGGGGAACTCCCTGCCACTTCCAGCACAATTTCCCCCCTGACCTACTTGAAAAGTCATCCTGTAACATCCTCACTTAAAGTGAGAGGAACGTTACTGAGTAAACCAATTTGCACAGGATAAATACAGGGATTTCTTTGGCTTTTAATGGACCATCTGCAAAAATCCAGCAAAATTTGACTTGATATTCAGCACCAGCTTCCTTTCAGCACATCCCCTTTGCCTTTCTCCCTGAGCCGACCTGGAGATCAGTCCCAGACTCCAAGATTTCCATGAGCTGTGATTCACCTTTTCCTGGTGTTGCTGTTCCTGCACCAAAATCTGATTTTGGAAGGctgtctccagctctgctgtgtgGTTTCTCTCTTCCATCAGCATCTTCTGCATGTCAGAACagctggcctggctgtgctccagGCTGCTCTGCAGTTTGCTCTCCTGCACTTTGGAGGAGACCAGCTGGAAAACAAGAGCAAGGGATGGCTTGGCACAGGGATTCCCTGTTGGCACAGGGATtccctgctggcacagggattccctgctggcacagggaTTCCCTGCTGGCAAAGGTACTGCAGTATGGAGGGGAAGCCTCCCTGTAACTTCCAGCCACCCCAGGAGCTGGACCAGCCCTCAGCACCAAGGAGGGCAGGGAGATTCAGAGCCAGACACTTTGGAAGGGCAAACCAGGGAGCTGAGGGTGTTGCTCACAGCTCTGAATTCACCTGCCCTTCCTGCAGCACACagagtgtttttcttttcacccTTTTCCTTTGATTTCCATGCACTAGAGAGCAACAGGTAATTCTGTCCTTAGTTGCTCTTTCCCTGATCCCAGAACACCCCACTTCCTACTCTTCCCCATCACAGTCTTGTGCAAGTTTTTCCCAGCTCAACACCAATTCCACTGCTCCCCTGACCTCAGCCAGCACTGCCCTCGTTTCCCTGCTTGTTCAGGAagaatttttagtatttttctcttttcttccactTCTGAAATTTGTCTTTTCCCATTTGCCCATTCCCATGTAAGTCACCCATAAGCTCAGCTTTAGCTGCTATCTCCAGACCCTCATCTATTCCACTTCCCCCTTCCCTGTTTTTCACATTTCTCTCCCCACTAAATAACATTTTAACCCAAACTTGTGAGGGGAATAAACCTCATCCACTACAGGAGAGCTCCACTCAAATTCCTTTGGTTCCTTCCTTTCATTTGTGGTTAAGCAGACTTAGAGCCTTTGCTTTTAGGgataaaagaggaaaagccaAGGTTTACCTCTCCCAAGAGATACTTCAGAGCACATTTGGCCTCCAGGATGGTGGCAATGCTGTCCCAGCGCTGTTTGGCCCGATCTCCATTGTCTGCATCCAGGAGTTTCTGCTGCAGATCTGCTATCTGGGCACTCCTGGGGAAGAATTCATGGATTTGGAGTTACAACACAGGAGAAAAccagggctggtgtctgggCTAATGTTACTGTTCCCAGAGTATTAAATAAACTAGTTTAAATTGAGATTTTTGCTGCTCAGTAGAGCACCTGGAGCCTGCATTGCTCCCCTTGGGAGTTTTGCCTCCACTtcacattcccaaataaaagtggaggtttttcccccagaagtGCTCACCAACAGCTCAAGAACCCCAGTCTAAGTGACTGATTATTTTCCTCACATTTTGGAAAAATTCCAGCCAGGAAAACCCACACCTTTCCCTCATCATTTCCAGCATCAGCCTGCATGTTTCTCATCCTCTTCCACCTCCCAGGGAGTTGGGatggaaaggagggaagagCCAGAGGCAAGGCTGTGTGGATGGGCTGTGTGGCAGTGCCTTACCTGAGCTCCATCTCTGTTTGCAGGCTCTCAATCTGCTTGGAGATGGAGAGATCCGTGTCCGGGGCCTGCAGGTCGGCCAGGCAGTACGTGCGCCTCTGTGGGATCACAGCACGGATACGGGGCAGGAACAGGGGAGGAAATCCCACAGTTACAGGCattccagctggaaaagccTCCAGGCATCTCCCCACAGCTTCAACTCCACTGCTCCCTCCCAAAAGCCTTCGCTAAGGGGTGTGACCCACTCATGTCCCTCACAGTCCTTGAGGGTGGAAAAGCTCCCCCAAGAGTGTCGAGAACAACCATTCCCCCAACACTGACAGGccacccatgtccccaggtgccacaccCAGATGttttttggacacttccaggggtgctGATtgcaccacttccctggacagctgCTCCAAAGCCTGACTGCCCTTTCAGGGacaaaattttctttaattccATTAAGCAACAAGTTCCTTCAGCACCTCTTGTCCCTGACACATCAGAGCACAAGAACATTAACCCTTTCTCCCACAAGGGTAGCCAAGGATGGGCTCCATCCCTATCTCCTAAGGGAACAGGTCAAGTAGGAGTGAGAATAATGAACCCAATATTGCTGAACAATATTGGGTGTGGGAAAAGGAGAGTTTCCCTCTTACCCGGAGCTTTGGAGGAGGGTTTTCTCCAGCCTCCTTCTTCTCTTTCAGCTGAAGGAGCTCCTTTGCCAGGATTTTCCTGTCCTCCAGCAGGTCTGCCAGGTGTCTTCGAGCCTCTTCAGTGCTGACAAGAACCTCGACTTCATTTGCAAGCCAGCTCTGgaaaaataacccccaaaacccagcagCTGATCTCAGCTCCAGGTCTGAATCCTTCTCCGTGAAGGCATTTCAGAGAAACTGAATAATCCCAATGCAATTCCCTGTTCCTCCTGCTGTGCTCCAGCCACCAAGGCCAGCAgcacccaccccaaatcccagtttgCCCAGTGCTGGGATGCAAAACCGCTGTCACCCACTTTGACTCGTGCAGCAATTCCTTCCATGCCCCGATTTTGGGTCTCCTTCCGTTTATCCGCCGCCTccttctgcttctgcagggCATCCTTGAGGCGTTTgttggcagctgctgcctggaagAGATTCCACAAAGAGCTGAACAGGGACTGCAAATCATCTGCAACAGCTGGAAACACGAGGgattcccagcccagggcaaaCACTGGGACAGTGACAGCACAAGGTTACTAAATCTCAATTTATCCTCCTTTAATTCAAGGACTCCTCTCCTtgatttatttcctttgctgccattCCTCCTTTACAGAGAAGATGCTTCTAGGCCTGAAGGTAGAAGAAAACACCCAAAATGAGGGGTGAAAGATGCATTTCTTTTACAAAGCCATCCTGAAAGGATTTGGAACTGCAAGCTTGTAGATCCACCACCCAAACTCATTTCCCACGTCCTTCCCTGGGCATCCACATGGATTTGCCACAGGAGCCTGGGATTCAGAGTCATTTGGTACCCAGAGGTATTTGGCCTCTAAGGAGCAAATTTAACTGGGATTCCTCAAAGGCTACAATGCAGAAACAGGGATTTCTCCACAGAGAGAAAAGGTTTTCTTTCCAGCCTCTAAATTCCTTTAAGAGGTTTCTGTGTATCCTGTTCCATCCTCCAGCCCCACCTGGCAGACTTTAGGGATTGGTTGGGAATTTCCAGGAGGTGTTGGCTCCTCACCTCCTCTGTTTTGCGCCGGAGGACGTTGGCCTGTTTCTggaaatccctctccagcttgaGGAGCTCATATTGCCTCTTGCGGTCCTGCAAGGAAAAACAGCTGGAGAAGTCACATTTTCCATGACAAAGGAaaggctgcagccccagggttCCAGCCCAAGCATCGTGAGGCACTGAGGGGCAGGAATTGCTGTGACACCGAACTCCAGGTGTTTGCTGTCCTTTGCACTCAGCCACCACAAGCAGCTGGATTTCATCAACCTGCAGGTCCCACGTTCCTTTGGAAGTTTAAAAACCTCCCATGCTGGGGCCAAACCCTACAGCTTTAAATCCTTCAAATATTGACTATTTTTGTCTTCTGCCTTAGAGCTGATTCACAGCTGTGGTGAGCTTGAAGATCTCCAGCCATGAGCAAGTTCAGGTGGTGAAAGGTGGCAGCCACATGAGCCAAGCTCCTCTTCAAagccttcccagcacttttCCAGTGCTTTAACTGAGCTTCCCAGTTAAACAACCTCACAGCACCCCTTTGGAGGAAGGAACAGCAGGAGGGGCTTGTTTGCTCaccttttccttcagctggATCACTTCCTTGTCCTTCTGCTGCTTCCACTGCCTGAATTTCTCAGTGTCTTCTTTCATCTGACGCATCAGCTGCACCCTTTGCTGCTTCATTTCCTGAAAAACACCAGTGGCTGGAAGAATTATCCAGGATTTACATTCTGAGGAGCTCCAACCTCCattccccccatccctgccaggTGTGGGGAGTGGCAGGTAGGAAATCTTAGAGTGCTCCCAACACAGGACACTCTCAAAGTACTAaaaaacagggatttttttaggcATAAAGGGAAGACCAACACCGGCACAATTTAGGGAAATCAAAGTGGAGTCAAATGATTTGACTGAGGCAAGAAATCAGAAGTGCCAGAAGATACTTTGGActtcttttcctcccaaatCTCAGtagtcacctgtctattgtggtCACGTAGCCAAAGGAATCTTGCCAAAAACTGCTATTTTCAGTCTAACTAAACAGAAAGTGGATTCCTGTCTGGGATTCCtgtttgggatttctgggactcctgcctgggagctgcttTGTCTGCAGTGGCTCGAGTCAGAGGTGCCTGTTGGTTACCCTGATCTCCTGGTTCAGTTTGGACACCGTGCGCTCTGTGGATTCCTTCAGCTTCAGGAGCTTGGATTGCTCATTCAGCTTCTTCTTGAGCTCACTGATTTGTGCTTCCAGCTCCTGGAGCCTCTTCCGGCGCCGTTCgctcagcctggagagaaaCCACAACAAATCCTCTCCAGCTTCAGAGACACCTCATGAAAAATGTCACCTCTGtcccctttgctgctgctgaaagccCACAGGAGgcttctctgcagctcctggcacGTTAAAGGGACACTTTTATATCAAAAAAGAGCTTTCACAGATCATGGAAGTGCAAGACATTGGATTTTCTGACACATTAACacccccagagctgcaggcagagccctcttACTTGGCCTGGTTGATGTCCTTCTTTGCCATGTGCAGAGCAAGGACcagttcctccttttccttctgcaaatTGCTGACCTCCAGCTCCAGATCCTTGATATTGGTCTAGAAAGGACAAGAAGAATAAATCTCTAAATAAAAACCTTGAAAAGACACCCCTGAGGCAAAGCTTTAAGACAGAGAAAGCTTGAAAAACCCCATTCCTCTGCAGCAGGCTGATAAACCACCTTGTCTAAGAGCTGTGTGAGGGTCACAAGGGCTGGTCCAGCACCCTCTGGAGCTTTGGTGTGCCCAGAGTCACTGTGGCCACATCCTGACTGAATCATTTCAGAGATGGagatcccagcacagcagggcaaACTGCCCAAGGGAGCAGGGATCCAGTTTAAGGAATAAATAGACCCAAATCAGAACAGGTTCCTTAGGACAGatctcctcccttccctccccagcgTGAACTGGGGAAAATAACGAGGATTTCAGCTTTACCTGGTACTGGGACTGAATGGGCCCCAGCTGAGTGTCATTTTGAGACATTTTTTTGGCCAGGGCCTCTTTCAGAGTCAGGGCTTTGttgagctccagcagctccctggagagctgtgcCTGGCGCAGGGCGTGCTGGGTGCTGAAGTCGTTGGAGGCTCTCTTGGATTCCACGTCTGCTTCCTGCAGGAGACACAGCCATGAGGAGAGGCCAATGCAGAGCTCTTCAATGACATCATCTCTGTTTCTACAGAGCActtcaaatgcatttttatgtaaaaaaacTAAATATTCGGAAACGAGAACAGGTTCCTGACCTTGAACACATCGAGTTTAAAACAGCACAGACAGGAGTGATGATTTATCAAGCATTTGGGCTAGAAAATTAGCAGCAGGGAGCAGATAAAAGTGATGAGGAGACAAAATCGTGCCCCAGTGAGGTGTGCACTGCTGAGCCCCCCACTTACACCTGCAGAATCCTGTTCAGAGTtcggcagctctgcagcagcttctgTGGTGGCAGCGTTTTCACTCTGttggacagagagaagaaaatttgGGTGAAAAGGGAAATATGAagtaaaaggaaggaaataacAGACTGCTGGCACATCATGGCAAAGCACAACGTGATTCTCCTCCGGGCAGAACCTCTCTGGAAAGAGGAGACCATTGTCCTCCTCCtggaggaaagggaggaaacTCCTCCTTGTCTGGTTGGAAAAGCCATTCCTTGGAATCTTCCCTGAACTCCAGCACTGGGAGCCACCTCCTCACAGGAGAGAACATGTCCAGTGAGGGAGAGCTGAAATTCCTCCACTAGACAAAGCCTGGAAGCTTCTATTTAACAATTTCAGGTCCCTGCAATTTATGTTGTCCATAAAAATCACCAGGTTTACAACACTCCATCCAATTTAGGGATTGTAAATCCATTCTGATCTCCAGTATCAGGTTTTTTCATGGAGactcctcctttcccccctgccaggagcagcacaagtggcCTTTCTGCAGCTCTAAAGCACAACAGGACAGTTTTGAAGTGGATCTCAAGAGTCACTTCATACTTTTAATTCCTGAGCTCCTTGAGGGAAGCTGTTGGAGTGGAATCCCAGATTTCCTGAGTAACTTGGCACAACTaccccttccctgggctcaGCCTTACCTGCAGCTCAACCAGCACCTGCTGCAGGTTCCGGATCACCTCCACATTTTCCTTCAACTCCTCATCTTCCACAGTCTCCACCAGCTTCTGCAGATCCAACTTGCACCTGGAAACATGGGAACAAGTCCATGGCATGTTTGTGTCACAGTTTGTGTCACACATGCCAGGGAGGAACAACCTCCCCCACCCAACCTCTGAATTAATTCTGGCTGAACAAACCCCAGCAGATTGGATCCAGTTTATCCCATTAAAACCATTGAATTCCCAAGGATGTTTTTGCAGGAGGAGGGTGTGGGGACACTCACACAGcatggtgctggagctgctctagCTTGGCATTCATCTTCTCATTTTCTTGCTCTGTCTAGGAGAAATCAGAATTATATTGAATTGTAGAAGAAGCCAGGACTCAGCTGATTAACTTGCACCAGAAGATGTGCAGTGTGAAAATCAATGCACTGAAAGATCTTTCATGGTCAGGGCCACCAGTTGGGATTTAGCAGCATTTTTTCAGGGATGGACACTGCAGgcagtaggaaaaaaagcacGGTGGGGAAGAGAGAGCATAGGTGtgcaaagatgatttaaaatattaaaataaaatatttaaaatgttaaaaactgAAAGATTCAGGTCTCCCTTTCCCCACTGAAGTCACAGATCTAAAGGCCAACAGACTCTGGAAGGCTCTTGGTTCTGACTGACTTGGAATCAATGTGAAAGGAACATTAAAGAGATTCCCAATGTGccacagggacaggagctgctgttgattcattcccagcaattcagAGCTCTCCTGGGACAGCTGAACTTACCAGGATGATTCTCTCCAGCATCTGTGCTGTTTGCCCAGCAGCCTCACTCAGCCCCTGGCTCAGCTTCTGGTTCTCCTCCTGCAGGGATTGGTTCTTCTCCATCAGGGACTGGAGGCTCTCCGAGGGGGCCAAGCCACTGCAACAGCGAGGAGCAGTTTGGGTGTGAGCATGGCCTGGCCAGGGCTTTGTGACAGCACTGAAGTCACCTCCAAAACAATGATTATCCCCTAAATAATTTACAATAACTAGCCCAGAatggggtttgggtgggaaggatcttaaaagcccatccagtcccacccctgccataggcagggacaccttccacagaccaggctgctccaagtcctgtccaagccttggacacttccagagtgCAGGAAGAACCTCCAAACAGAGGTTGTGAACTCCATGCACGTGGTTTTGAAACATCCCCAGAACACAACAGCTGCACAATCCAACTCTGTCCCAGATTTTGTGCTTTTAAGGATAACGGAGGTGGAGCTGCCCCACCTTCAGGGGTAGAGGGGTGAGGAAAAGAGGGATGGATGGGTATTTATTTACACAGAGAGGTATTTATTCAGGAGGTGGTTCCTGGTTCCTCTTTTACTTCCTCCAACAGATTTTTGCAATCTTGAGGTGTTTGCTACAAAATTAAATATCCCAGGGAATTCCAGTAAGGAtgaaaaaagaggggggaaaaaagcaatcaATTTGTTCTCCCCTCACTCAACAGCACTGCCCAGAGCTAAGGTGATCCAGAGGCTCCTCTGGAGTGGGATAAGCACAGATCCATGGGACATGAAATAACAAATCTTACTTGAGAGACACGGGCAGGGTTCCTCCGtgggcctggagcagcagcacctgcagctgctggaccTACAGAGACAAATAATTATTGCTGGTAAATGTAGCAACTCCATGGATGCTGGGTCTTCCTGACTCACCTGCTCTgtaattcccacttttccactGCCTGTGGAAAGGAGTGGTGTTGTTACAGTATTTCAAGTCATTTACTCCTCAAATAAAAGGttcttctcttccctctggGATCACCCCAGGGAAAActcttccccttcccactgCTGGGTGCAGGCAGGAGATGCCAAGAAGGCACCAAACCATCTCTGTATTTCTAATTCTGCCTGTAGCCCACCAAGCAGTGATTTGTTGGGTGGAAGGGATATTTAAACCACAGCAACTGCTGCAAAATTCCAAGGAATATCCATAtattcccttcccagccaccTCCAGAGACAGAGCAATGCACATTAGGGATATTTTGCATACTTGGGGAGGTTGTGCCTTCCCTGGATGTTTGCTGAGCTCAGAACCAGAGGGATCCCCTCAGTACCTGCTGCTTCAGCTGGTGCAGCTCAGCTGCCTGGGGGTCCACGTTGACAATGGGTTTGT
Protein-coding regions in this window:
- the KIF4A gene encoding chromosome-associated kinesin KIF4A isoform X2 produces the protein MVREDDKGIPVRVALRCRPLVPKETSEGCQMCLSFVPGEPQVVVGNDKAFTYDYVFDPSVEQEEVFNTAVSPLVRGIFKGYNATVLAYGQTGSGKTYSMGGTYTANQEHEPSVGVIPRVIKLLFEEKQHRQDWDFVLKVSYLEIYNEDILDLLCPSRERSPISIREDPKEGIKIVGLTERSVTCAQETVSCLEQGNNSRTVGSTAMNSQSSRSHAIFTICIDQKKKNDKNCSFHCKLHLVDLAGSERQKKTKAEGDRLKEGININRGLLCLGNVISALGEENKKGGFVPYRDSKLTRLLQDSLGGNSHTLMIACVSPADSNLEETLNTLRYADRARKIKNKPIVNVDPQAAELHQLKQQVQQLQVLLLQAHGGTLPVSLNGLAPSESLQSLMEKNQSLQEENQKLSQGLSEAAGQTAQMLERIILTEQENEKMNAKLEQLQHHAVCKLDLQKLVETVEDEELKENVEVIRNLQQVLVELQSENAATTEAAAELPNSEQDSAGEADVESKRASNDFSTQHALRQAQLSRELLELNKALTLKEALAKKMSQNDTQLGPIQSQYQTNIKDLELEVSNLQKEKEELVLALHMAKKDINQAKLSERRRKRLQELEAQISELKKKLNEQSKLLKLKESTERTVSKLNQEIREMKQQRVQLMRQMKEDTEKFRQWKQQKDKEVIQLKEKDRKRQYELLKLERDFQKQANVLRRKTEEAAAANKRLKDALQKQKEAADKRKETQNRGMEGIAARVKSWLANEVEVLVSTEEARRHLADLLEDRKILAKELLQLKEKKEAGENPPPKLRRRTYCLADLQAPDTDLSISKQIESLQTEMELRSAQIADLQQKLLDADNGDRAKQRWDSIATILEAKCALKYLLGELVSSKVQESKLQSSLEHSQASCSDMQKMLMEERNHTAELETAFQNQILVQEQQHQEKVLYLLSQFQQKEAAEKRLEDSLNEQEKQLQERLRFQEEELEKMREMCEKNQELLRENDTLKQKLLLLQVASGQKLRHIQQRPPESPDSSFDYVPPKPKSRRQTTAKPRAPSPEVDVEELLSDSGELNDSDWLPGKAGRAARKNLMGCSCKGRCGNRQCGCRKQKLGCTDSCSCAAATCRNRDHGLDQALPLGADMWRFTAEIFLLPLLIHKSEDK
- the KIF4A gene encoding chromosome-associated kinesin KIF4A isoform X1, which codes for MVREDDKGIPVRVALRCRPLVPKETSEGCQMCLSFVPGEPQVVVGNDKAFTYDYVFDPSVEQEEVFNTAVSPLVRGIFKGYNATVLAYGQTGSGKTYSMGGTYTANQEHEPSVGVIPRVIKLLFEEKQHRQDWDFVLKVSYLEIYNEDILDLLCPSRERSPISIREDPKEGIKIVGLTERSVTCAQETVSCLEQGNNSRTVGSTAMNSQSSRSHAIFTICIDQKKKNDKNCSFHCKLHLVDLAGSERQKKTKAEGDRLKEGININRGLLCLGNVISALGEENKKGGFVPYRDSKLTRLLQDSLGGNSHTLMIACVSPADSNLEETLNTLRYADRARKIKNKPIVNVDPQAAELHQLKQQVQQLQVLLLQAHGGTLPVSLNGLAPSESLQSLMEKNQSLQEENQKLSQGLSEAAGQTAQMLERIILTEQENEKMNAKLEQLQHHAVCKLDLQKLVETVEDEELKENVEVIRNLQQVLVELQSENAATTEAAAELPNSEQDSAGEADVESKRASNDFSTQHALRQAQLSRELLELNKALTLKEALAKKMSQNDTQLGPIQSQYQTNIKDLELEVSNLQKEKEELVLALHMAKKDINQAKLSERRRKRLQELEAQISELKKKLNEQSKLLKLKESTERTVSKLNQEIREMKQQRVQLMRQMKEDTEKFRQWKQQKDKEVIQLKEKDRKRQYELLKLERDFQKQANVLRRKTEEAAAANKRLKDALQKQKEAADKRKETQNRGMEGIAARVKSWLANEVEVLVSTEEARRHLADLLEDRKILAKELLQLKEKKEAGENPPPKLRRRTYCLADLQAPDTDLSISKQIESLQTEMELRSAQIADLQQKLLDADNGDRAKQRWDSIATILEAKCALKYLLGELVSSKVQESKLQSSLEHSQASCSDMQKMLMEERNHTAELETAFQNQILVQEQQHQEKVLYLLSQFQQKEAAEKRLEDSLNEQEKQLQERLRFQEEELEKMREMCEKNQELLRENDTLKQKLLLLQVASGQKLRHIQQRPPESPDSSFDYVPPKPKSRRQTTAKPRAPSPEVDVEELLSDSGELNDSDWLPGKAGRAARKNLMGCSCKGRCGNRQCGCRKQKLGCTDSCSCAAATCRNRDHGLETTTCEEHKRDSEGSLKLEDPTEVKAGESFFQPVCVTPTTKVLQDITDQEVLLKIPSAAASLLGRDEESQENQNPFGKKKKRMLSSNISFFSGCTPIKEEFN